The Deinococcus depolymerans genome contains the following window.
CTGAACGACACGACCTTCGCCCGCTCGGGCGTGATCGTGATCGCACTGATCGCCATGTCCACCCGGCCCGACGTGACCGCCTGCGGCATCAGCGCCCCGAACCCCACCGCGCGGATCTCGAGCCGCACGCCCAGGTCCTTCGCCACCGCCCGCGCGATATCGATCTCGAAGCCCTGAATCGTCCCGTCCGGCCCCTTGAACTCGAACGGCGCGAACGTCGGATCCGTCCCCAGCACCAGCACGCCCTTCTTCTTCACCCCGGCCACCGTCGCCGCCTGGGTCACGCCCGCCACCGCCACGCCCAGCACCGCCGCAATCATCACGAAACGCTTCATGCGCCCAGCATAGGACCGCCCCGCCAGTCCAGTACGCTGCCTGCATGGATTGGCCCGCCCCCACCGACTTCGTCCACGGCGACCCCCTCCCCCCACCACAGGACTGGGCGCGGCCCGGCCTCGTCATGACCTTCAACCTCGAATGCCCCGGCTGCGTCTCGCGCGGTATCCCGTTCCTCAAACGCCTGCATGCCGAATTCGGCGACGCCGTGCACCTGCTGGCCGTGCACACCAGCCACGGACACCGCCTCCTGCCCAGAGGGGACGTCGAACCCACCCTGAAAAAATTCGCGCAGACCTACGCGAAACTCCCGTTCCCCGTCGCCCTCGACCTCAGCGGCACCCTCGCCCGGCACTGGCACACCGAAGGCACCCCCCACTGGCTCGCCTTCGCGCCCGGCGGCGACCTGATCCGCAGCGTGTACGGCAGTCAGGAGAACGCCCAGACCAGACTCCAGTACCTCCTGGAAGAATGGACCGGGCGCAGTGGGGACGAGGGTTAGCGGGCGTCCGAGGTCGCCTGGGCAGGCACGAACACGCCGGATCGAAGGTCGTTCAGGGGCAGGTTCGTGATCCGCACGAGCAGGGCGCTGCGGCGGCCCCCGGACAGGTACGGCCCGAGCTGATCGAGGCTGGAGACGAACCGGAGCTGCCGGTCCTGACTGTGGACGCTCAGCCGCCCCTGGGTGTCCACCTTGCCGGTGTCCACCATGAAGTGCGTGCCGCCGCGACTGGTGACGAGCATGACGGCCTCACCCGCCCTGAGTCCCGTCGAGATCAGGTGTTCAGGGCCGGTCTTTTCCTCGACAAAGTAACTGCCCCAGATGGGCTGGCCGGTCAGCGCCGACAGGAACACGCTGTTGCTGGAGTTGTAGAACGCAGCCCCGATGTCCTCCGGGCCTGCATTCAGCAGGAGGGTGGCGTTGCCCACCTGCATGCGTGGGGAGGTGTACCCGCTGAAGCGTACGGAACGGGCCTGGACCAGCAGGTTGACGACGCTGCTGGCCTCGAAGAACGCCGCGCCGTGACGGGTAAACCGCGCGTTGACTGAAGTGCCCCCCAGGGTCAGCGACCGGCCATCCCGGCTGAGCGTGATCCCCTGGGCATCCAGGGCTCGGGTGACGTCGGTGCCTTTCAGGAAGACACCCTTGTTCACCCCGTTGTCATTGAAGGTGTAACAGGTAACGCCGCCTTTTTCACTGACGATGGTGATGTTGTCTCCGGAGGGTTTGGTGCCGCGCGCGCAGCTCGGCTTGACGGGTGCCTGCCGGACGACGGTGAGGGTCGTGCTGGTCGCGCCGCTACCCGCGAGGGCGTAGAGTCCGGCGCTGATGCCGAGGGCGAGGGTTGTGGTGGCCAGGATGAGTTTCGGCATGGTGTACACCTTTGCCATGCCCAGGGTCACGCGGGCGGGTGGCCCGAGTTCATGGATTGCCTGGGCGGTGGCCTGAGTGGGGGTGAGGCCGGTCAGGATCAGGTGGTCGGCGCGCGTCAGGACGTGCTCTTCGAGTTCGTCCCAGAGTTCCTGGCGGCGCGCCTCCGGCAGGCCCCAGGTGGCGCGCCGCAGGTACGCGGTCAGGGCGCGGGGGGTGGTGTGGGCGGCGGTGGTCATGTGCCGTTCCGGCCGAGCTGCTGCACGGCGCCGGTGAAGGCGGCGAATTCCTGGCGTTTGGCGTTCAGGGTGTCGCGGCCCCGGTCGGTGATGGCGTAGTACTTGCGGGGTTTGCCGTTGCGGCCGGTTTCGCCGTGCTGCGCGGCGAGCAGCCCCTCGGCTTCCAGGCGGTGCAGGGCGGGGTAGAGGCTGCCTTCCTTGAAGTCGAAGTACCCGCCGGTGCGGTCGCGGGCGGCCTGGATGATCGCGAAGCCGTACAGGGGCTGCTGTTCGAGGAGGGTCAGGAGGATCAGGTCGAGGTTGCCGCGCAGCAGGTCTGGGTTCATGGGTGCTCCGGTGTGGGGCTTTGGCCGCGTGGCGTCCCGCGTGGTTGCCGCCCCTGCATAGCTATGTCTGTCTACATAGTCTGCCTTGGTTGGCTCGCTGTCAAGCCCAGTCTGTCTATGTAGTGGGTGGCCGATGCACCGGAGGGACTGAACGGCCACACTGGATCCATGCGCCCCTGGATGCTGACCGCCCCGCAGACCACCCTCTCCGAATCTGCCACCACCGCATTCCAGGCCGCGTGGGACGCCTGCGACCCGGCGCTCCTGCCGCCCGAGACACCCCGCTGGCTGTTCCTGCGCTGGCTTCAGGGGCAGGGCGTCCTGTTCCACGGCTCCCCGCAGGCCGGACTGACCGTCTTCGAGCCGCGCACGCCGCATGACCTGAGCGCCGACGACTTCAGCAAACGTACGGGCGTGTTCGCCACCTCCGACGCGCTGTGGGCCTTGATGTACGCCCTGCGGGAGCGCAGTCGGGTGAAGCGCATGGTGAACGCTGCCCTGCAGGTGCAGCAGACGGGCAGTTGGAGCGAGACACGGTACTTCCTGTCTCTGGCCCCACAACCGGACCTGACCGTGACGGGTGGTCAGGAACTGCTCTCGACCGGCTTCGTGTACGTCCTGCCACCAGACGGCTTCGAGCGGATGCCGGACTATGACTGGCCGGGTCTGGGACGGGTGCGCGAACCGCACCTGATCTGCCCGCAGCCTGTCCGGCCACTGCTGTCGGTGCCGGTCACGCCGGCCGACTTTCCCCTGCCGGTGCGATTGCACGACGCCGCCACGGTCGACGCCCGTTGCGCGGCCGATCCGTGGGGGTTTCCCTGGCTGGACTGATCCGGATTCAGGGGATTCCCGGTGGTCAGGGCGTCTGCTCTTCCACGTTCAGGGTGCTGCTGTCGGTGTTCTCGCTGGTCACGTCGGGGGCGGGTTCGGTGTACGTGCCGGCCTGCTCCGCGGCCGCTTCGGCGTCGCCACGGTCCACGTAGCGGAACGTTTCGTCGTTCAGGCTGGTGACGGTGACGGTGTAGTCGCTCAGGCGCCGGGGGTCCAGGGTCACGGCGCTCGCCTTGACGGTGGCGGCCATGTCGGCGCTCAGGGCGTAGTCGCCCAGCAGGGCTGAGGTGCAGGGCTGGCCGTTCAGTCCGGCGGGCAGTTGCTGGGGCGTGGCGGTGGCGCGGGCGCGTTCGAGGGCCGTGACGCACTGCGTCCGGAAGTACAGGGCGTTGTCGTGCCGGAGTTGCCGGGCGCGTTTCTCGTTGTGGGCTTCGAACATGCCGCTGCACGAGGCCAGCGCGGCGGGCAGGGCCAGGATCAGCAGGAGGGGAAGGCGCATGACCCGAGTGTAGATGCCGGGGAAACAGCCGGAGACCGCAGGTGTGGAGGGTAGGCCAGAGGGCCTACCGCGCGAAAGAGACCCCCGGCGCCACGTGGGGGCTCGGGGGTCCTGGGGAACGAACTGGCTTCAGTCGATGCTGACGCGCCAGCGCCATTCGCTCGCGCGTTTCATGACGTGGGCGATGCCGCCGGTGATGGCGAGCTTCTGGTTCCAGGGGAGTTTCATCCAGCCGACGGCCATCAGGCCGCCCAGGCTGACGAATTCGCCCAGGGTGGTGGGTTCGTAGGCTTCGAGTTCCTCACCCTTGACCATTCGCATGATGTTCTTGCCGGTCAGGCGGCCCTGCTGTCCGGCGTGCTGGGCGGTGGTGGGGACGGGTTTGCCTTCCTGGTTGAGGGCCAGGCCCATGTCACCGATGATGAACACGTCGGGGTAGCCCTTGGCGCGGAGTTTGTCGTCCACGGCGATGCGGCCGCCGGGGCCTTTTTCCAGCTTCTCGCCCCGGACGATGTCGCGGGCCTGGATGCCGCCGGTCCAGATGATCTTGCCGGCGCCGATGACCTTCTGTTCGCCGTCGGCGGTCTGCACGGTGACGCTGTCGGCGGTGGCCTGCATCAGGCGGTGCCCGACGAGGATGTGGATGCCGTACTCCTCGAGGGTTTTCTGGGCCTTGGCGCGCAGGCCGTCGTCGAGGATCGGGAGGATCTTGGGACCGGCCTCGACGAGGTAGATGTTGAAGGGGGGCAGGCCGCGTTCCTTGCTGAGCAGCTGGGCGCGCTGCGCGAGTTCCGTGACGAGTTCCACGCCGGTCAGGCCCGCGCCGCCGACGACGATGTCGCGGTTGCCCTGGTACTCGGTGGTGTAGGCGCGGTTGACGAAGTTGAAGATGTCGTCGGCGTCGCTGAGCTGCTTGAGTTCGGCGGCGTTCTCGGCCAGGCCGGGAATGCGGTAGAAGTTGGTGACGCTGCCCAGCCCGACGACCAGGGTGTCGTAGGTGAGGACGCGGCCGTCTTTCAGGGTGACTTCACGGTCGTCGAGGTTCACGCCTTCGACCTGGGCCTGTTCGAGGTTCACGCCGGTGCCGCGCAGCAGCGGGGCCAGGGGCAGGGTGACGCGGGTGTTGTGTGCGGCGGCCTCGTGGAGGCGGGTTTCGAAGGTGTGGTAGGCGTTCTGCTCGACCATCAGCGCTTCGAGTCCGGGCGCGGGTTTCATTTTCGTGGCGACAGCAAGGCCGGAGTAACCAGCACCGAGGATGAGGGTCTTCATGTCAATCTCCTGTGAACGAATTCACGAGTTCTGTGGGCGGTCGGCCTACTCCCCCGCAAACACCGTCGGAACCACACGTCCCGAATCGGCAACAGTGTACATCCTACACCAAATCGGACTTGCGTGACCCGCTCCATCACAACACCATGAAGACCCCCCCGCACAACGCAGGAACAACCACAATGCCCCATCCAGCGTCCCGGAGCCCTGATCACCCCCCACGGCCCGCTGTCCGGCGCCCCGGACAGCCCCCGCCCGAACGCTCCGCCTCCACGCGCCCCCGCCCGGACCGCAGGCCCCCGCCGACACCCGCTGTCCGGGCAGGGACGCCACACGCCGGCGCTAGCGCACGGCCAGCAGGGCCGCGCGGCGCGCCCGCACCACCTCCCGCCGCGCGTCGCCCGCCTCCAGCAGCGACTCCAGCAGCGCCAACGCCTCCAGGTCATCGAAGCGCGCCGCGTACCGCCACAGCAACGCCGGATCCCGCCGCCCGCACACCGCGCGCCGCAGCGCCCCGTCCAGGTACGACCGCCAGTACGACAGCAGCGGCGACTCGCTCAACGGCAGCGGCGGCCCGTCGAACAGATCCAGCGCCCCGTCCAGCGCCCCGGCCAGCAGCAGCCCCTCCAGCCGCGTCACATCCAGCTCCACCGGCACCGACAGCCGGTACGGCCGCGACGCGATCTGCCCGCCCAGCAGGCCCCGCAGGGTGCTGACCTCGGACTTCAGGGTGCTGGACGTGATGGGCGCGTCCCCGTACACGTGCGCGTGCAGGGCGTCCAGCGTCAGGCCCTCCGGGTGCAGCGCCAGGACCGCCAGCAACTCCAGCTGCCGGGGGGTCAGGTGCAGGCAGCGCCCGCCCAGCTGCACCAGCGGCGTCCCGCACAGCCGCACCCGCAGCGTCACCTGCGGCCCCTGCGCCAGCTGCGCCTCGATGCGCTGCGCGTAATGCTGCGCGCTCGCCAGGCCCAGCGGCGTGCTCTGCTCCCACACGGTACTCAGGTTCAGGACGCCCAGCAGCGTTCCCTGCGCGTCCCGCAGCGGCGCGCCGTAACACACCCAGTCGTGGACCGCCTGCACGTAATGCTCGGCGGCGAACACCCGCACCGCCGTCCGCTCGCGCAGCGCCAGCGCCAGCGCGTTCGTGCCCACGCTGCCCTCGTCCCAGTGGCCGCCCGGCACGAAATTCAGCGCCTGCCCCAGCCGCTGCATGCGCGCGCTGCCGGCCGTCCAGAGCAGCTGCCCGCGCGCGTCGGCCAGCGCCACCATCAGGTCACCGTCCTGCGCCAGCGCCATCAGTTCCGGCCGCAGGTCCCGCGTGGCGAACTCCAGCGGCGACCCCGTCCAGGCGGGCGCCTGATCCGACACCGGGGCCGACACCCGGTCCGCCGGGACCGACGCGGCCGACCGCGCCCACGAGGCCAGCACGCCCGCCGGAACGCTCCGGTCCGGAACGCCGCGCGACACGAACCGCTGCCAGGCCGTCACGCGGCGCTGCCTTTCCAGTACGAGTCGCTCGTTCATGCCCACGCGCACACCCTCCCCGGTCCCACCGGCCTGCGCCGCCCGGTCACGCCCCCACCCGGTCCGGGGCGACACTGCCTTTCTCTGCTGACCGTTTCAGGCTACCACGCGCCGCCCGGGCGGACCCCGGCACCCTTTTCCAACCTTTTTTGTGTTTCAATGAACGCGTCACACAATCCAGTCCTGGCGGCCGGTCACAGGCAGCCGCCCCCACGCACCCCGCAGTCTCACCGGAGGCCCGCATGAACGTCACCCTGACCGTGAACGGCAAGTCCTACACCCGCGACGTGGAGCCCCGAACCCTCCTCGTTCACTTCCTGCGCGAGGAACTCCTGCTGACCGGCACGCACGTCGGCTGCGACACCAGCCAGTGCGGCGCCTGCACCGTCCACGTGAACGGCGACGCCGTGAAGAGCTGCACGCTGCTCGCCGTGCAGGCCGACGGCATGGACGTCACCACCATCGAGGGCATCGGCACGGTCGCGGACCTGCACGCCCTCCAGACCGGCTTCTGGGAGGAACACGGCCTGCAGTGCGGCTTCTGCACGCCCGGCATGATCATGAGCTCCGCCGAACTGCTCAGGCACACCCCCAACCCCACCGAGGACCAGATCCGCCACCACCTCGAAGGCAACTACTGCCGCTGCACCGGGTACCACAACATCGTCCGGGCCGTGCAGCACGCCGCGAGCGCCATGCAGGGCGCCAGTCAGGCCGCCGACGACTGAATCCGGGGGCCATGAGCTCTGAGCCGTGAGCTCAGAGCCCACGCGCCGCTTCCTCACAGCCCACAGCCCACAGCTCACAGGCCACAGCTCAGAGCCCACAGCCCACTCCCAGGGAGGCATCA
Protein-coding sequences here:
- a CDS encoding TlpA family protein disulfide reductase, with amino-acid sequence MDWPAPTDFVHGDPLPPPQDWARPGLVMTFNLECPGCVSRGIPFLKRLHAEFGDAVHLLAVHTSHGHRLLPRGDVEPTLKKFAQTYAKLPFPVALDLSGTLARHWHTEGTPHWLAFAPGGDLIRSVYGSQENAQTRLQYLLEEWTGRSGDEG
- a CDS encoding (2Fe-2S)-binding protein, with protein sequence MNVTLTVNGKSYTRDVEPRTLLVHFLREELLLTGTHVGCDTSQCGACTVHVNGDAVKSCTLLAVQADGMDVTTIEGIGTVADLHALQTGFWEEHGLQCGFCTPGMIMSSAELLRHTPNPTEDQIRHHLEGNYCRCTGYHNIVRAVQHAASAMQGASQAADD
- a CDS encoding permease prefix domain 1-containing protein, whose amino-acid sequence is MTTAAHTTPRALTAYLRRATWGLPEARRQELWDELEEHVLTRADHLILTGLTPTQATAQAIHELGPPARVTLGMAKVYTMPKLILATTTLALGISAGLYALAGSGATSTTLTVVRQAPVKPSCARGTKPSGDNITIVSEKGGVTCYTFNDNGVNKGVFLKGTDVTRALDAQGITLSRDGRSLTLGGTSVNARFTRHGAAFFEASSVVNLLVQARSVRFSGYTSPRMQVGNATLLLNAGPEDIGAAFYNSSNSVFLSALTGQPIWGSYFVEEKTGPEHLISTGLRAGEAVMLVTSRGGTHFMVDTGKVDTQGRLSVHSQDRQLRFVSSLDQLGPYLSGGRRSALLVRITNLPLNDLRSGVFVPAQATSDAR
- a CDS encoding transcriptional regulator yields the protein MNERLVLERQRRVTAWQRFVSRGVPDRSVPAGVLASWARSAASVPADRVSAPVSDQAPAWTGSPLEFATRDLRPELMALAQDGDLMVALADARGQLLWTAGSARMQRLGQALNFVPGGHWDEGSVGTNALALALRERTAVRVFAAEHYVQAVHDWVCYGAPLRDAQGTLLGVLNLSTVWEQSTPLGLASAQHYAQRIEAQLAQGPQVTLRVRLCGTPLVQLGGRCLHLTPRQLELLAVLALHPEGLTLDALHAHVYGDAPITSSTLKSEVSTLRGLLGGQIASRPYRLSVPVELDVTRLEGLLLAGALDGALDLFDGPPLPLSESPLLSYWRSYLDGALRRAVCGRRDPALLWRYAARFDDLEALALLESLLEAGDARREVVRARRAALLAVR
- a CDS encoding NAD(P)/FAD-dependent oxidoreductase; its protein translation is MKTLILGAGYSGLAVATKMKPAPGLEALMVEQNAYHTFETRLHEAAAHNTRVTLPLAPLLRGTGVNLEQAQVEGVNLDDREVTLKDGRVLTYDTLVVGLGSVTNFYRIPGLAENAAELKQLSDADDIFNFVNRAYTTEYQGNRDIVVGGAGLTGVELVTELAQRAQLLSKERGLPPFNIYLVEAGPKILPILDDGLRAKAQKTLEEYGIHILVGHRLMQATADSVTVQTADGEQKVIGAGKIIWTGGIQARDIVRGEKLEKGPGGRIAVDDKLRAKGYPDVFIIGDMGLALNQEGKPVPTTAQHAGQQGRLTGKNIMRMVKGEELEAYEPTTLGEFVSLGGLMAVGWMKLPWNQKLAITGGIAHVMKRASEWRWRVSID
- a CDS encoding PadR family transcriptional regulator; amino-acid sequence: MNPDLLRGNLDLILLTLLEQQPLYGFAIIQAARDRTGGYFDFKEGSLYPALHRLEAEGLLAAQHGETGRNGKPRKYYAITDRGRDTLNAKRQEFAAFTGAVQQLGRNGT